The window CAAAGACAGCATCTGCACCCTTATGCATGGCTCTATGGGGAAATCCTTCATCAATCCATTCCAAATCATCACTGCAGATCTGTCGAAAAGCCTCGTCATCTTTCTCTCGAAAGCTGCGATAAAACTCTTGAATCACTTCAATGTTTGTCATGGATGCTCTCCTTTATCTAATACCGGGAGAAACCGGGATATTTTCATAGATTTAATCGAATGCACAAAGTGCCCAGGTGAGAAAACACCTCCCTGCTGCAACGCCTGCTGCATTCGCCATAGAGAATGCATGTGGCTTATGTCACACTCTAAAAGTCAATCGTGAAGATCGCGTGAAGCATGAAATGTGAACGCCCGAGATGCTGCCCTCCCGGTCTCCGGCAAGGACGAGATTACGTATTTCCAGCACAGTTTCGTGGCCTTACACAGTGTCGAGCCCCCGGTCACCTGTCATCATTCACACCAATCACACCAAGCTCCTATGTTCTACGGGCCTTCTCCTGAAACTCAACACCCCATCACGGGGCAAACCCGACTGGCATATCTTAAAAACATCGTCACAAACCCCAACATCGTCGTCGGAGACTACACCTACTATGACGATTTCGACACCCCTAAAAACTTCGAACGCAACGTTCTTTATCACTTTGATTTCATCGGCGACAAGCTGATCATTGGCAAGTTTTGCTCGATTGCCTCTGACGTGAAGTTCATTATGAACGGCGGCAACCACCGCACCGACTGGTTCACAAACTATCCTTTTCCAGTCTTTGGCCACGGGTGGGAATCAGCAATGCCGGATCAATGGCCGAATAAAGGGGATACGGTCATCGGCAACGATGTGTGGATCGGCTATGGCGCCACCCTGATGCCGGGGGTGCAGGTGGGGGATAGGGCAATCATTGCCTCGCAAGCAGTGGTGACAAAATCCGTGGCGCCTTATGCCATCGTGGGGGGCAACCCAGCTCAAGAAATCCGCAAACGGTTTGATGAAGATACGATCGCAGCTTTGCTGGCTATCCAATGGTGGAACTGGGATATTGAGAAAATTACCCGCAATCTAAAAGCCATTTGTGGCTCAGACATTGAGGCATTGCGTCACGCAACCTGACGCTGGTTACGGATTGAATTTTAGTTATTTCGGGAGCGGAGCGTTATTGCGCCCAGCAAACCCGTCAACAGCATCCCGACGCTGATGGCAGGCTCAGGAACCTGGACAGCAACAGCCGTGACTTTCACAGTTTCATCTGCCTCATCTCCGAGAGAAGTGTAGACATAATCCCAGGCATCAGTATCATCCAGCACATGAGCCCGTAAAAACGCCCCGCTCCAGCGACCAATGGTTTCGGTAGCAATCTCCTGCTCCAGCGTTGGCCTCACCGGATCACGCAGGGAATCTTCGTTCGTAATCCCATAGTGGTTGGCACCCGCTACTTCAACCAACACTTTTGGGGGGTTGAGCAGCTGATCAAAGGTGGCGATCGTCTCATCTGGCGCTGCAACGCCGTCCAACGTCCCAAAAATGAGCCCCGTCGGCACTTCATTATTAATCGGCGGAATGACGCCTGTGTTGGCGATGTCAAAGTTGGCACCGTAAAAAATTCCTGCTTTCAGGGCTTCCGGCAAATCATAACTGTCGGTACAAAGGAGAAAGAAGCAATTATCTTGCGTTGAAGCCAGACCAACAGCCCCGCCAAAGGAGTGCCCCAGCAACCCTAATGCCTCTGGATTCAGCAATCCAGCGACTGGAGAATCGCGATTGTCATTTTCCAGGGTCATAAAATCGAGCACATCCTGAACCTGGTCTTGCTCAGGGAATAAGCCTGGAAAGGGCGGGGCACCCGGTGCCGCCAGGAACCGCTCATTGTTGGGAACGACGACGGTAAACCCATAACTCGAAACAATTTGAGCGTAGGTTTGATAGTCTGCCTTATCGACTGAGGCCCCTTGCAACAGCAGAACCACAGGGGTTGATTCACTGGTGTCGGAGACCACTGGGTAGTAGATATCTGTCGGGTCGTTATTGATGACCGTTGAGTATTGGTTAATCTCTGCGAAGAGGGGCGCACCTGTAAAAGCAGCCGCGAGTGCAGGACTACCTATAGAAGCCAAGAGTAGTAAGCTGCCTGCAAAAGACTTAATGGGTAAGGAATGTTTAATCATCAATAATGCTCACGTAGATAGATTCAAAAGTGAATAATGGACTATTTATCCATAAAAATACTCTAGGAATTTAGAATCGTGATTAAAGAATTGATGAAGCACTCATCGCAAGATCGCAACTCTGAATTTTCCTTAAAAGCAGAGTATTCAAATTCACTATAAATCTGAATACTCTGCTTTTAAGAGAACATTTTTTTGTCCGAAAAAAAGCCTCTTAAAATGATAGAAATTCGTCAATGAAGCTACTGGTAGGAGAGGCTTTCTAGGGAGGAACTCAGCCTAACCGTCGCCAAATCCTCAAATCAACGGATACCCTATAGGCAAAGCACGTCAGAACCCATCTACCCATCCACCCATCTACCCATCCACCCTCCCACTTCCTCAACATGCCTTCCTTCCTTGCCAGCTCTCAGGGATTGCAACAGCTACACGCTGCAAAAGCACGGCTGAACTTGAGCTTTGCCGCCATTGCTAAGCAGGCAGGGGTGAGTGTGGATACGGTGAGCCGATTGTTTCACCCAGAGCGGGGCAAGCGAGTGAGCCAGGTGAGTATTGAGGCTGTTTTACAGGTACTGGATTTGCGCCTTGAGGAGATTGTGCCCGCAGGAGAATGGCCGATTGAAATAGCAGATAACTCTACGTTAGTAAAAGCTTCTTTGGAAGAAGCAGAAAAATGGATTCGAAGGGCGATAGAAAACAAGTCTAATGTCCTAGATTTATCAGGATTAAAGCTTGTCATTTTGCCAAAGAGTATCGGCCAACTTAAAAAAATAACTCGGCTTTACCTCCAGGAAAATCAACTCACCTCGGTGCCCAAAGAATTGGGTAACCTTAGCAATCTTCAGGAGCTTTATCTCCACAATAATTATCTCAGCTCAGTGCCAAAAGAATTAGGGCAGCTCAACAATCTAACAGAGCTTCATCTTCATTACAATCAACTCAGCTCAGTGCCGAAAGAATTGAGTCAACTCAATAATCTAACTGGGCTTTATCTTCATCACAATCAGTTAAATTCGATACCAAAAGAATTGGGTAGCCTTACTAATTTGTCAGAATTCTATATTGCTCGAAATCGACTATCTTCAATACCCAAAGAATTAGGTCAGCTAATAAATTTAAAGAGACTCGACGTATCCGTTAATCAGTTACCCTCAATACCTAAAGAGATAGGTCAGTTAACCAAGCTAACTCACCTCGACGTATCCGTTAATCAGTTATCCTCAATACCTAAAGAGATAGGTCAGTTAACAAGTTTAAAGAGGCTTGATATATCTGTCAATCAGCTATCCTCAATACCCAAAGAAATAGGTCGGTTAACCAATCTAAATCAGTTTTTTGCCCCTAAGAATAGACTGACTTCAGTTCCTAAAGAGCTAGGACAGCTAACCAAGCTAACTCGATTTAATGTCTCTGCAAACCAATTGCGCTCTTTGCCAAAGGAACTAAGCAAGTTAGTCACTCTAACTCAACTTGATGCCTCTGTCAATAAAATAACTTCTGTGCCAATAGACTTCTTGAAATTGACTGAATTAAAAATCCTCGCTTTCAGAAGGAATAAAATCACTGAATTACCAAACATTTTTGGTCAACTCAAAAAATTAGAAATATTTGATATTAGAGGAAATCATCTGACGAAAGTTCCAGATAGCATTGCTTTTTTAACTAATCTGAGAATACTTTTTATACATTTCAACAAGCTGACTTCATTGCCCATTTCCATTGGCAATCTAGTTGATCTAGAGGTACTTGATCTCCGTAATAATTGCCTGGAATCCTTACCTGAGACCATTGGAAATCTTGTCAATCTAAAAAGGCTTGATCTTCGTAATAATCATTTGAGAAAACTGCCTGAAAATATCAGTCAACTTATTGTCTTAGATAACCTATATCTTCATGGGAATGAAAACTTGGGCATTTCCATGGAAATTTTAGGCCCTGGACACGAAGAGGTAAGAAATGGAGCGACACCGACTAATCCACAAGATATCCTAAATTATTATTTTCGCATCCAGTCTGATCGCACCCCCCTCAACGAAGCCAAACTCATTCTCGTCGGCTTTGGAACTGTGGGCAAAACCTCTCTCGTAAATCGCCTCATCCACGACACTTTCGACCCTAATTCAGAGAAAACCAAAGGCATCCAGATTACCCCGTGGGAGATGCGTCTGAATAATGCTGAAGATATCAAACTCCACGTTTGGGACTTTGGTGGGCAGGAAATTATGCACTCCACTCACCAGTTTTTTCTCACCGAGCGCAGCCTCTACCTGCTAGTGCTCAATGGTCGTCAGGGTCATGAAGATGCTGACGCCGAATACTGGCTAGAGCTGATCCAGAGCTTTGGCGACAATTCCCCCGTGATTGTGGTGCTCAACAAAGTCCAAGCGCATCCCTTCGACGTGAATCGCAGAGCCCTGCAAGAAAAGTTTCCGGCTATTCGCGCCTTCATCCACACCGACTGTGGAGCAGATATTGGCATCAGCGAGTTGCGAACCGCCATCGAACGAGAAACCGATCGCCTGGAATACCTGCGTGCCCCCTTCCCCTCCAGCTGGGTCACCATCAAAGACCGGCTGACCGGGATGCCCGACAACTACATCTCCTTTGAGAAATACCGCGACATTTGCCAGCAAGACGGCGAAACCGACCTCAGCGCTCAAGACTCCCTCGCCGTGCATCTCCATAGCCTCGGCATTGCCCTTAACTACAAAGACGACACCCGCCTGCGCGATACCCACGTCCT is drawn from Leptolyngbya sp. SIO1E4 and contains these coding sequences:
- a CDS encoding CatB-related O-acetyltransferase — its product is MFYGPSPETQHPITGQTRLAYLKNIVTNPNIVVGDYTYYDDFDTPKNFERNVLYHFDFIGDKLIIGKFCSIASDVKFIMNGGNHRTDWFTNYPFPVFGHGWESAMPDQWPNKGDTVIGNDVWIGYGATLMPGVQVGDRAIIASQAVVTKSVAPYAIVGGNPAQEIRKRFDEDTIAALLAIQWWNWDIEKITRNLKAICGSDIEALRHAT
- a CDS encoding chlorophyllase is translated as MIKHSLPIKSFAGSLLLLASIGSPALAAAFTGAPLFAEINQYSTVINNDPTDIYYPVVSDTSESTPVVLLLQGASVDKADYQTYAQIVSSYGFTVVVPNNERFLAAPGAPPFPGLFPEQDQVQDVLDFMTLENDNRDSPVAGLLNPEALGLLGHSFGGAVGLASTQDNCFFLLCTDSYDLPEALKAGIFYGANFDIANTGVIPPINNEVPTGLIFGTLDGVAAPDETIATFDQLLNPPKVLVEVAGANHYGITNEDSLRDPVRPTLEQEIATETIGRWSGAFLRAHVLDDTDAWDYVYTSLGDEADETVKVTAVAVQVPEPAISVGMLLTGLLGAITLRSRNN
- a CDS encoding leucine-rich repeat domain-containing protein, with the protein product MPSFLASSQGLQQLHAAKARLNLSFAAIAKQAGVSVDTVSRLFHPERGKRVSQVSIEAVLQVLDLRLEEIVPAGEWPIEIADNSTLVKASLEEAEKWIRRAIENKSNVLDLSGLKLVILPKSIGQLKKITRLYLQENQLTSVPKELGNLSNLQELYLHNNYLSSVPKELGQLNNLTELHLHYNQLSSVPKELSQLNNLTGLYLHHNQLNSIPKELGSLTNLSEFYIARNRLSSIPKELGQLINLKRLDVSVNQLPSIPKEIGQLTKLTHLDVSVNQLSSIPKEIGQLTSLKRLDISVNQLSSIPKEIGRLTNLNQFFAPKNRLTSVPKELGQLTKLTRFNVSANQLRSLPKELSKLVTLTQLDASVNKITSVPIDFLKLTELKILAFRRNKITELPNIFGQLKKLEIFDIRGNHLTKVPDSIAFLTNLRILFIHFNKLTSLPISIGNLVDLEVLDLRNNCLESLPETIGNLVNLKRLDLRNNHLRKLPENISQLIVLDNLYLHGNENLGISMEILGPGHEEVRNGATPTNPQDILNYYFRIQSDRTPLNEAKLILVGFGTVGKTSLVNRLIHDTFDPNSEKTKGIQITPWEMRLNNAEDIKLHVWDFGGQEIMHSTHQFFLTERSLYLLVLNGRQGHEDADAEYWLELIQSFGDNSPVIVVLNKVQAHPFDVNRRALQEKFPAIRAFIHTDCGADIGISELRTAIERETDRLEYLRAPFPSSWVTIKDRLTGMPDNYISFEKYRDICQQDGETDLSAQDSLAVHLHSLGIALNYKDDTRLRDTHVLNPHWVTNGIYTLLNAHELADTQGELAVSCLTRTLDPQTYPRERHGFLLELMRKFELCFPFAEEDNRYLIPDLLDKQQPREATEFNPANCLNFRYRYPILPEGLLPRFIVRTHVLSEQQLRWRTGVILNFEGNRALVKADRQDRCVTISVDGPITSRRRLLAVIRSDFDRIHRSFKFIPQELVPIPGHPSVTVTYKDLLVREKKGRKSFEVVLDNDELLELNVQDLLNGVDIEGSRQRSAREEGRDRPLRLFYSYSHRDEVLRDQLDTHLKILERQNLIQPWHDRRIDPGMDYATEIDDNLNQADIILLLVSADFISSKYCYEIELPQALQRHKSGEATVIPILLRPVDWQASVLAKLNALPTNWQAVTQWGDRDAAWLDVETGIKQAVASRKASIRP